A stretch of the Mycobacterium shigaense genome encodes the following:
- a CDS encoding class I SAM-dependent methyltransferase has product MKRVERKLYWRLLLRRMGAGEGSSSAEELLYLVRVARRTGARLIAEIGFNAGCSSYALLRHIPGGTVVSFDLGEHASVAVNKRLIDKTFPGRHTLVCGDSRRTVPAFADSNPDLRFDLAFIDGGHDYEVARADILNMRRLCDGRTALVMDDLVPWRSYGAGPTKAWEEVIEGELVHQDELIQDGVRVAEARPPGDRVWALGRYVSPA; this is encoded by the coding sequence ATGAAACGGGTTGAGAGAAAACTGTACTGGCGGTTGCTGCTGAGACGGATGGGTGCCGGTGAGGGATCGAGCTCGGCCGAGGAGCTGCTGTACCTGGTGCGGGTAGCCAGACGCACCGGAGCCCGTTTGATCGCCGAAATCGGTTTCAACGCAGGGTGTTCCAGCTATGCCCTGCTCAGGCACATTCCCGGTGGCACGGTCGTATCCTTCGACCTCGGCGAGCATGCCTCGGTGGCGGTCAACAAGAGGCTCATCGACAAGACATTCCCCGGCCGTCACACGCTCGTCTGCGGCGACTCGCGCCGGACAGTGCCCGCGTTCGCCGACAGCAACCCCGACCTGCGATTCGATCTGGCGTTCATCGACGGCGGTCACGACTACGAGGTCGCCCGCGCCGACATCCTCAACATGCGTCGCCTTTGTGATGGTCGCACGGCGCTCGTCATGGATGACCTGGTGCCGTGGCGGTCCTACGGCGCGGGCCCGACCAAGGCGTGGGAGGAAGTCATCGAAGGCGAATTGGTCCACCAGGACGAGTTGATTCAGGACGGCGTGCGGGTGGCGGAAGCGCGGCCACCGGGCGACAGGGTGTGGGCGTTGGGGCGATACGTCTCGCCGGCCTAA
- a CDS encoding TetR/AcrR family transcriptional regulator: protein MKADPSDLDKSPGAGRPRDPRIDSAILSATAELLVQIGYSNLSLAAVAERAGTTKSALYRRWSSKAELVHEAVFPIAPSALEAPAGDFAADLRMMIEATRQVFTAPVVRAALPGLVADMTADPDLNARVMSRFTDLFVAVRLRLREAVDRGEAHPDVDPDRLIELIGGATMLRMLLRPDEELDDAWVDQTTVIVVHGVTR from the coding sequence ATGAAAGCAGACCCGTCCGACCTTGACAAGAGCCCAGGTGCCGGCCGCCCCAGGGATCCGCGTATCGACTCCGCCATCCTATCGGCGACCGCCGAGCTGCTGGTGCAAATCGGCTACTCCAACCTCAGCCTGGCCGCGGTCGCCGAGCGGGCGGGCACGACGAAGTCGGCGCTGTACCGCCGTTGGTCCAGCAAGGCGGAGTTGGTGCACGAAGCGGTGTTCCCGATAGCGCCGAGCGCGCTGGAGGCCCCCGCCGGCGACTTCGCGGCCGATCTGCGGATGATGATCGAGGCCACCCGGCAGGTTTTCACCGCCCCGGTGGTGCGCGCGGCGTTGCCCGGTCTGGTGGCCGACATGACCGCCGACCCCGATCTGAACGCCCGGGTGATGTCGCGCTTCACCGACCTGTTCGTCGCGGTCCGGTTGCGCCTGCGCGAGGCGGTCGACCGGGGCGAGGCGCACCCCGACGTGGATCCGGACCGGCTGATCGAACTGATCGGGGGAGCGACGATGCTTCGAATGCTGCTGCGCCCCGACGAGGAGCTCGATGACGCGTGGGTCGACCAGACCACCGTGATCGTGGTGCACGGGGTGACGCGATGA
- a CDS encoding DUF4129 domain-containing protein, which translates to MPGIDKPTRRVVALIVLLIVVAAALRGYLPVRDRMPHAGPGAGRTAMVFVVVALSATLTLLAVAVIARLRDPRAVAPQPKDLSDMLGTGSARPNWRVLLIGLGVIISWLVIVTLLARLWLPHNAASSGAPDVTSQPSPGGGAPPTQLRRPQHDTGNMFGILSAGVIPMMLLLVVATLINARRRRRGSATILLAGTDAESGPPARRSESLARAAELGLAAMTDLSREPRQAIIACYAAMECELANVPGAVPQEFDTPTEVLARAVEHHALQSDNAIELVNLFVEARFSPHVMNEGHRQTAVDMLGLVLAELRNPV; encoded by the coding sequence ATGCCCGGTATTGACAAGCCGACGAGGCGCGTGGTCGCGCTCATCGTGCTGTTGATCGTCGTCGCGGCCGCTCTGCGTGGATATCTACCGGTCCGCGACCGGATGCCGCATGCCGGCCCGGGTGCCGGCCGCACGGCAATGGTTTTCGTCGTCGTCGCGCTGAGCGCGACGCTGACCCTCCTCGCGGTGGCGGTCATCGCGCGCCTCCGGGATCCGCGTGCGGTCGCGCCGCAACCGAAGGACCTCTCCGACATGCTGGGCACCGGGTCGGCGCGGCCGAACTGGCGGGTGTTGCTGATCGGACTGGGCGTGATCATTTCGTGGCTGGTGATCGTGACGCTGTTGGCCCGATTGTGGTTGCCGCACAACGCCGCGTCCTCCGGCGCGCCGGACGTGACTTCGCAGCCGTCGCCGGGTGGCGGCGCACCCCCGACGCAGCTGCGGCGCCCGCAACACGACACCGGCAACATGTTCGGCATCCTGTCGGCCGGCGTCATTCCGATGATGCTGCTGCTGGTCGTGGCAACGCTCATCAATGCCAGGCGGCGCCGGCGCGGGTCGGCGACGATCCTCCTCGCCGGTACCGATGCCGAATCCGGCCCGCCGGCGCGGCGTTCCGAATCGCTCGCGCGGGCGGCCGAACTCGGGCTGGCCGCGATGACCGACCTCAGCCGCGAGCCGCGGCAGGCGATCATCGCGTGCTACGCGGCGATGGAATGCGAGCTTGCCAACGTGCCCGGTGCCGTTCCTCAGGAATTCGACACCCCGACCGAGGTGCTGGCCCGCGCCGTCGAACACCATGCGCTGCAGTCCGATAACGCCATTGAGCTGGTGAACCTGTTCGTAGAGGCGCGCTTTTCCCCGCACGTGATGAACGAGGGACATCGCCAGACGGCAGTCGACATGCTGGGGCTGGTCCTCGCCGAACTTCGGAACCCCGTATGA
- a CDS encoding NADH-quinone oxidoreductase subunit M, whose translation MTNVPWLSVLWLLPLAGSILIILLPPGLRQLAKWSGVVFSVATLGVAIAVAAGFKTGGAPYQFLENHPWIPAFGAGYHLGVDGIAVVLVLLTAILIPLLLVAGWNDGGQRTRGVHAYVALTLAIESMVLISVMALDVLLFYVFFEAMLIPMYFLIGGFGKGASRSRAAVKFLLYNLFGGLIMLAAVIGLYVVTAQHGSGTFDFREIVTGISSGRFAGVDPAVFKALFLGFMFAFAVKAPLWPFHRWLPDACVEATPATAVLITAVMDKVGTFGMLRYCLQLFPDASTYFRPLVVTLAIIGVIYGAVVAIGQKDLMRLIAYTSISHFGFIIAGIFVMTSQGQSGSTLYMLNHGLSTAAVFLIAGFLVARRGSRSIADYGGVQKVAPILAGTFLVSAMATLSLPGLAPFVSEFLVLLGTFSRYWLAGAIGVTALVLAAIYMLWLYQRVMTGPVAEGNDRITDLRARELVVVAPLLALLFVLGVYPKPVLDIINPAVDHTMITIGQHDPAPSVPVDAVKPASRPQAAPRTAEGPHR comes from the coding sequence ATGACTAACGTGCCATGGCTGAGCGTGCTGTGGCTGCTGCCTTTGGCGGGTTCGATCCTGATCATCCTGCTGCCGCCGGGCCTGCGTCAGCTCGCCAAGTGGAGCGGCGTCGTCTTCAGCGTCGCGACGCTGGGCGTGGCGATCGCCGTCGCGGCGGGCTTCAAGACCGGCGGCGCGCCCTACCAGTTCCTGGAAAACCACCCGTGGATACCGGCTTTCGGCGCCGGATACCACCTCGGCGTGGACGGCATCGCGGTGGTGCTGGTGCTGTTGACCGCGATCCTGATTCCGCTGCTGCTGGTGGCCGGTTGGAACGACGGCGGCCAGCGCACTCGGGGCGTGCACGCCTACGTCGCCTTGACGCTGGCCATCGAGTCAATGGTGCTGATCTCGGTGATGGCGCTGGACGTGCTGCTGTTCTACGTGTTCTTCGAGGCCATGCTGATCCCGATGTACTTCCTCATCGGTGGCTTCGGCAAGGGCGCCAGCCGGTCGCGCGCCGCCGTGAAGTTCTTGCTGTACAACCTGTTCGGCGGCCTGATCATGCTGGCGGCCGTAATCGGACTGTATGTCGTGACCGCCCAGCACGGCTCGGGCACCTTCGACTTCCGCGAAATCGTGACCGGCATCTCGTCGGGCCGATTCGCCGGTGTGGACCCCGCGGTGTTCAAGGCGCTGTTCTTGGGCTTCATGTTCGCGTTCGCCGTCAAGGCGCCGCTGTGGCCGTTCCACCGCTGGCTACCCGACGCCTGCGTCGAGGCGACCCCGGCGACCGCCGTCCTGATCACCGCGGTGATGGACAAGGTCGGCACCTTCGGCATGCTGCGCTACTGCCTGCAGCTGTTCCCCGACGCGTCAACGTATTTCCGCCCGCTGGTTGTGACGCTGGCGATCATCGGTGTGATCTACGGCGCGGTCGTCGCGATCGGCCAGAAAGACCTGATGCGCCTGATCGCGTACACGTCGATCTCCCACTTCGGCTTCATCATCGCCGGCATCTTCGTCATGACCAGCCAGGGGCAGAGCGGCTCGACGCTGTACATGCTCAACCACGGCCTGTCGACCGCCGCGGTGTTCCTGATCGCGGGCTTCCTGGTGGCCCGGCGCGGCAGCAGGTCGATCGCCGACTACGGCGGAGTGCAGAAGGTGGCGCCGATCCTGGCCGGCACCTTTCTGGTTTCGGCCATGGCCACCCTCTCGCTGCCCGGACTGGCGCCCTTCGTCAGCGAATTCCTGGTCCTGCTGGGCACTTTCAGCCGGTACTGGCTGGCGGGCGCGATCGGCGTGACCGCATTGGTGCTCGCCGCGATCTACATGCTGTGGCTCTACCAGCGGGTGATGACCGGTCCGGTGGCCGAGGGCAACGACCGCATCACCGACCTGCGGGCGCGCGAACTGGTCGTCGTGGCGCCGTTGCTCGCGCTGCTGTTCGTGCTGGGCGTCTACCCGAAGCCGGTGCTGGACATCATCAATCCGGCCGTAGACCACACCATGATCACCATCGGCCAGCATGACCCCGCACCGAGCGTCCCGGTCGATGCCGTGAAACCGGCCTCGAGACCGCAAGCTGCACCCCGGACAGCCGAAGGACCCCACCGATGA
- the nuoN gene encoding NADH-quinone oxidoreductase subunit NuoN: MTLPTPSVEYFLLSPMLIVFAVAVAGVLVEAFLPRRIRYATQVTLSLAGLIAAFIAIIKVAQSLPAAGRSAVLGAVAIDRTTLYLQGTVVLVAVLAVVFMAERTHARTDTKVPVGVAAGLDSFTPQASAVPDSAAEREAERAGAAQTELFPLALLSVGGMMVFPASNDLLTMFVALEVLSLPLYLMCGLARHRRLMSQESALKYFLLGAFSSAFFLYGVALIYGATGTLLLPGIRDALGAHGDSSMALVGVALLSVGLLFKVGAVPFHSWIPDVYQGAPTPITGFMAAATKVAAFGALLRVVYVALPPLHAEWRPVLWAIAILTMAVGTITAVNQSDVKRMLAYSSVTHVGFILTGVIADNAAGLSATLFYLVAYSFSTVGAFAIVGLIRDADGVEDATLSHWTGLGQRSPIVGVMLSMFLLAFAGIPLTSGFISKLTVFKAAAQGGAVPLVIIGVVASGIAAYFYVRVIVSMFFNEPTENTPQVVEPGILSKIAIAVCAAATVILGIFPQPLLDLADHAAQLLH; encoded by the coding sequence ATGACCCTGCCCACCCCCAGCGTCGAGTATTTCCTGCTGTCCCCGATGCTCATCGTCTTTGCCGTCGCGGTCGCGGGCGTGCTGGTCGAAGCGTTCCTGCCCAGGCGAATCCGCTACGCGACGCAGGTAACGCTGTCGCTAGCCGGTTTGATCGCGGCGTTCATCGCGATCATCAAGGTGGCGCAATCGCTTCCGGCGGCTGGCCGCAGCGCGGTCCTCGGGGCGGTGGCCATCGACCGGACCACCCTGTACCTGCAAGGCACCGTGGTACTGGTCGCCGTGTTGGCCGTCGTTTTCATGGCCGAGCGCACGCACGCACGAACGGACACCAAGGTGCCGGTGGGAGTCGCGGCCGGGCTGGATTCCTTCACGCCGCAGGCATCAGCGGTGCCGGACAGCGCCGCCGAGCGCGAGGCCGAACGGGCCGGGGCCGCGCAGACGGAGCTGTTCCCACTGGCACTGCTCTCGGTCGGCGGCATGATGGTGTTCCCGGCATCCAACGACCTGCTGACGATGTTCGTCGCGCTGGAAGTCCTGTCGCTGCCGCTGTACCTCATGTGCGGCCTGGCTCGTCATCGCCGGCTGATGTCGCAGGAGTCGGCGCTGAAGTACTTCCTGCTGGGCGCCTTTTCGTCGGCGTTCTTCCTCTACGGTGTCGCGTTGATCTACGGCGCGACCGGCACGCTACTACTCCCCGGCATCCGCGATGCCCTTGGCGCACACGGCGACAGCTCGATGGCACTGGTCGGTGTCGCGCTGCTGTCGGTGGGCCTCCTGTTCAAGGTCGGCGCGGTCCCCTTCCACTCCTGGATTCCCGACGTGTACCAGGGCGCACCGACGCCGATCACCGGCTTCATGGCGGCGGCCACCAAGGTGGCGGCGTTCGGAGCGCTGCTGCGGGTGGTCTACGTCGCGCTGCCCCCGCTGCATGCCGAGTGGCGTCCCGTGCTGTGGGCGATCGCGATCCTGACCATGGCCGTCGGCACGATCACCGCGGTGAACCAGAGCGACGTCAAGCGGATGCTGGCGTATTCGTCGGTGACACACGTCGGTTTCATCCTCACCGGCGTGATCGCCGACAACGCGGCCGGCCTGTCGGCCACCCTGTTCTACCTGGTCGCCTACAGCTTCAGCACGGTGGGAGCGTTCGCCATCGTCGGCCTGATCCGCGACGCAGACGGCGTCGAGGACGCCACCCTGTCCCACTGGACCGGCCTGGGACAGCGCTCCCCCATTGTCGGCGTGATGCTTTCGATGTTCTTGCTGGCGTTCGCGGGCATCCCGCTGACGAGTGGATTCATCAGCAAGCTTACGGTTTTCAAGGCCGCCGCCCAGGGCGGCGCCGTGCCGCTGGTGATCATCGGCGTGGTCGCCAGCGGGATCGCCGCCTACTTCTATGTGCGGGTCATCGTGTCGATGTTCTTCAACGAGCCGACCGAGAACACGCCGCAAGTGGTCGAGCCCGGCATCCTGAGCAAGATCGCCATCGCCGTATGCGCGGCCGCCACAGTGATTCTGGGTATTTTCCCGCAGCCGTTGCTCGACCTGGCCGATCACGCCGCGCAGCTACTGCACTAG
- a CDS encoding DUF58 domain-containing protein: protein MSDGGYADFHWRASQLTRAIATCAGVALAAAVIGGRWELIAFAAPLLGVLCSISWQPAVPTIQVQADPDSQRCFEDEQARLSVWATEEAKGGAYAVELSIPAIEGMRLDVLDSPTGQGKSVVASARRWGRYFIRAQVDVVTRGGLLAGTATVDAAEVIVFPLTPPQSTPIPPTELLDRLGAHLTRHVGPGVEYADIRPFVPGDQLRAVNWPVSARRGQLHVTQRLTDRAADVIVLIDTYRQPAGPATQATERVVRGAAQVVQTALRHGDRAGIVALGDNRPRWLGADIGQRQFYRVLDTVLGTGDRFENTTGTLAPRAAVPAGAIVIAFSTLLDTEFALALIDLRKRGHVVVAVDILDRLPFAGEQDPLVERLWAAQRAAMYRDMATIGVDIVSWQADRSLEQSMNALPDRRHRARTRVRR from the coding sequence GTGAGCGACGGCGGCTATGCCGACTTCCACTGGCGTGCATCACAACTCACGCGGGCGATCGCGACCTGCGCGGGCGTCGCGCTGGCAGCCGCGGTCATCGGCGGGCGCTGGGAGCTCATCGCCTTCGCGGCGCCCCTGCTCGGGGTGCTCTGCTCGATCAGCTGGCAGCCTGCAGTGCCCACGATCCAGGTGCAGGCCGACCCCGACTCCCAGCGCTGCTTCGAAGACGAGCAGGCCCGACTGAGCGTCTGGGCAACCGAGGAGGCGAAGGGCGGGGCCTACGCTGTCGAATTGTCCATTCCCGCCATCGAGGGCATGCGGCTCGATGTGCTGGATTCGCCGACGGGACAGGGCAAATCGGTCGTAGCATCCGCGCGACGCTGGGGGCGATATTTCATCCGTGCCCAGGTCGATGTGGTGACGCGCGGCGGGCTGCTGGCGGGGACCGCGACCGTCGACGCCGCCGAGGTCATCGTGTTCCCCCTCACTCCGCCGCAGTCCACCCCGATCCCGCCGACCGAGCTGCTCGATCGCCTCGGTGCTCACCTCACCCGGCACGTCGGCCCAGGCGTCGAGTACGCCGACATTCGTCCCTTCGTGCCCGGGGATCAACTGCGAGCAGTCAATTGGCCGGTGAGTGCCCGCCGTGGGCAGTTGCACGTGACGCAGCGGCTGACCGACCGCGCGGCCGACGTGATCGTGCTCATCGACACCTATCGGCAGCCGGCCGGCCCGGCGACCCAGGCCACCGAGCGCGTCGTGCGGGGCGCGGCACAGGTGGTGCAGACCGCGTTACGTCACGGTGACCGCGCCGGTATCGTCGCATTGGGGGACAACCGCCCGCGCTGGCTCGGCGCGGACATCGGCCAGCGCCAGTTCTACCGCGTGCTCGACACGGTGCTCGGCACCGGCGACCGATTCGAAAACACCACGGGCACACTGGCGCCGCGCGCGGCCGTTCCCGCCGGCGCGATCGTCATCGCATTCTCCACGCTGCTGGACACCGAATTCGCATTGGCGCTGATCGACTTACGCAAACGCGGCCACGTCGTCGTCGCCGTCGACATCCTCGATCGCCTTCCGTTCGCGGGCGAACAAGACCCGCTTGTCGAACGCCTGTGGGCGGCGCAGCGCGCCGCGATGTACCGCGACATGGCCACGATCGGTGTCGACATCGTGTCGTGGCAGGCCGACCGCAGCCTGGAGCAGTCGATGAATGCGCTCCCGGATCGCCGGCACCGGGCCCGTACGCGGGTGCGGAGGTAA
- a CDS encoding phosphotransferase family protein: MANEPVLDKVDRLQRSSRDVTTLPAVLSKWLATVLPGSANPEVTVESGVDSTGMSSETIILTARWQQDGQPTEQKLVARVAPAPEDVQVFPTYRLDHQFDVIRKVGELTDVPVPPVRWLEPTGDVLGTPFFVMGYVDGVVPPDVMPYTFGNNWFADAPVERQRELQDTTVGVLATLHSIPNAENDFGFLTEGQQGGSALRKHFNWVRGWYDFAVPDIGRSPLLERTFGWLEDNWPTEAAARQPVLLWGDARIGNVLYHDFSPVAVLDWEMVTLGPRELDVAWMIYAHMVFQELTGLAGLPGLPEVMREDDVRATYQRLAGVEVGDLNWFYVYSGVMWACVFMRTGARRVHFGETEKPADVESLFYHAGLMKRLIGEDL, from the coding sequence GTGGCAAACGAGCCTGTGCTCGACAAGGTCGACCGACTCCAGCGTTCCAGCCGCGACGTCACCACCCTGCCCGCGGTCCTGTCGAAATGGCTGGCGACCGTCCTTCCCGGCAGCGCGAATCCCGAGGTCACGGTCGAAAGCGGGGTGGACTCGACGGGCATGTCGTCCGAGACCATCATCTTGACCGCCCGCTGGCAACAGGACGGGCAGCCGACCGAGCAGAAGCTGGTGGCCCGGGTGGCGCCGGCTCCCGAAGATGTGCAGGTCTTCCCCACCTACCGACTCGACCATCAGTTCGACGTGATCCGCAAGGTCGGCGAACTCACCGACGTCCCGGTCCCACCGGTGCGCTGGCTGGAGCCGACCGGCGATGTCCTGGGTACGCCGTTTTTCGTGATGGGCTACGTCGATGGCGTGGTGCCCCCCGACGTCATGCCCTACACCTTCGGTAACAACTGGTTCGCCGATGCGCCCGTCGAGCGGCAACGCGAACTGCAAGACACCACCGTCGGCGTGCTCGCCACCCTGCATTCGATTCCGAACGCGGAGAACGATTTTGGGTTCCTGACCGAGGGGCAGCAGGGCGGCTCGGCGCTGCGCAAACACTTCAACTGGGTGCGCGGCTGGTACGACTTCGCGGTGCCCGACATCGGCCGATCACCGCTGCTGGAACGAACGTTCGGGTGGCTGGAAGACAACTGGCCGACCGAGGCCGCCGCTCGCCAACCCGTGCTGCTGTGGGGCGACGCCCGGATCGGCAACGTCTTGTACCACGACTTCAGCCCGGTGGCGGTGCTGGACTGGGAAATGGTGACGCTGGGCCCGCGTGAACTCGACGTCGCGTGGATGATCTACGCGCACATGGTGTTTCAAGAACTCACTGGGCTTGCGGGGTTGCCGGGGCTACCCGAGGTGATGCGCGAGGACGACGTCCGCGCGACCTATCAGCGGTTGGCCGGCGTGGAGGTGGGCGACCTGAACTGGTTTTACGTGTACTCGGGGGTGATGTGGGCGTGCGTGTTCATGCGCACCGGCGCGCGCCGCGTGCACTTCGGCGAAACCGAAAAGCCCGCCGACGTCGAATCGCTGTTCTACCACGCCGGGTTGATGAAACGTCTTATCGGAGAGGATCTGTAA
- a CDS encoding SDR family NAD(P)-dependent oxidoreductase, with product MTPRLGGRTAIVTGASRGLGRAIALALAAEGAAVAVVGRTEQVWDDRLPGTIGETVAAIEAAGGSAVAVRADLTDRDDITRVVSETRDALGPITILINNAAFTAPGRPPTPGAQARAKPAKAAAPGVAKPGWPGFVSTPLHAFRRHFEIAVFAAYELMQLVSPDMITAGGGSIVNITSVASRLPGDGPYPNRSGGVLPGYGGSKAALEHLTQCAAFDLAGHNVAVNALAPSKPIQTPGLSYYATAFTDTSSEDEFARATVELALVDPGAVTGRTIGHREVLDGSFRSFTPV from the coding sequence ATGACGCCGCGACTCGGCGGCCGCACCGCGATCGTGACCGGCGCCAGCCGCGGGCTGGGCCGGGCGATCGCCCTGGCGCTGGCCGCCGAGGGCGCCGCCGTCGCCGTCGTCGGGCGCACCGAACAGGTGTGGGACGACCGGTTGCCGGGCACCATCGGCGAGACCGTTGCGGCCATCGAGGCGGCGGGCGGCAGCGCGGTCGCAGTGCGCGCCGATCTGACCGACCGCGACGACATCACCCGGGTGGTGAGCGAGACCCGAGACGCGTTGGGGCCCATCACGATCCTGATCAACAACGCGGCCTTCACGGCGCCCGGGCGCCCGCCGACGCCCGGTGCGCAGGCGCGCGCCAAGCCGGCCAAGGCCGCCGCTCCGGGCGTCGCCAAACCCGGCTGGCCGGGTTTCGTCAGTACGCCGCTGCACGCCTTCCGGCGCCACTTCGAGATCGCGGTCTTCGCGGCCTACGAGTTGATGCAGCTGGTGTCCCCGGACATGATCACCGCTGGCGGAGGCTCGATCGTCAACATCACCTCGGTCGCCTCGCGGCTGCCCGGCGACGGGCCCTATCCGAACCGCAGCGGCGGCGTTCTGCCCGGTTACGGGGGATCCAAGGCGGCCCTAGAGCATCTCACGCAGTGCGCAGCGTTCGACCTCGCCGGTCACAACGTGGCCGTGAACGCCCTGGCGCCGTCGAAACCGATCCAGACGCCCGGGCTGTCTTACTACGCGACTGCGTTCACCGACACCTCGTCAGAGGACGAATTCGCCAGGGCCACAGTAGAATTGGCATTGGTCGATCCCGGGGCGGTGACGGGCCGCACGATCGGCCACCGCGAGGTCCTCGACGGAAGCTTCCGCTCGTTCACACCGGTCTAG
- a CDS encoding AAA family ATPase, giving the protein MPAATTTAHCEAVLDEIERVVVGKRAALTLILTAVLARGHVLIEDLPGLGKTLIARSFAAALGLRFTRVQFTPDLLPADLLGSTIYDMQSGRFAFRPGPIFTNLLLADEINRTPPKTQAALLEAMAEGQVSIDGETHKLPAPFVVLATDNPIEYEGTYPLPEAQLDRFAIRLELRYLSEHDETSMLRRRLDRGSAEATVNQVVDGHDLLAMRESVEQVTVHEDVLHYVVSLATATRRHPQVAVGASPRAELDLVQLARARALLLGRDYVIPEDVKALATPAIAHRITLRPEMWVRKIQGADVVGELLRRLPVPRTAGGPGDTQ; this is encoded by the coding sequence ATGCCGGCCGCCACGACGACCGCACACTGCGAGGCCGTGCTCGACGAAATCGAACGGGTGGTGGTGGGAAAGCGTGCCGCGCTCACCCTCATCCTCACGGCGGTGCTCGCACGCGGCCACGTGCTCATCGAGGATCTGCCCGGCCTGGGCAAGACGCTGATCGCGCGGTCTTTCGCTGCCGCGCTGGGGCTGCGATTCACCCGGGTCCAGTTCACCCCGGACCTGCTGCCGGCGGACCTGCTGGGCTCGACGATCTACGACATGCAGTCGGGTCGTTTCGCATTCCGTCCGGGACCGATCTTCACCAACCTGCTGCTTGCCGACGAGATCAACCGCACGCCGCCGAAGACGCAGGCCGCGTTGCTCGAGGCGATGGCCGAGGGTCAGGTCAGCATCGACGGCGAAACCCACAAGCTACCCGCCCCCTTCGTCGTGCTGGCGACCGACAATCCGATCGAGTACGAGGGCACCTACCCGCTACCGGAAGCTCAGCTGGATCGGTTCGCGATCCGGCTGGAGCTGCGTTACTTGTCTGAGCACGACGAGACGTCGATGCTGCGCCGACGCCTGGATCGCGGTTCGGCCGAGGCCACGGTCAATCAGGTGGTGGACGGCCACGACCTGCTGGCGATGCGCGAATCGGTCGAGCAGGTCACAGTGCACGAGGACGTCCTGCACTACGTGGTCTCGCTGGCCACCGCGACCCGGCGTCATCCGCAGGTCGCGGTGGGCGCCAGCCCGCGCGCCGAACTCGACCTGGTCCAACTCGCCCGCGCCCGAGCGCTGCTGCTCGGCCGCGACTACGTGATCCCCGAAGACGTCAAGGCGCTCGCGACGCCGGCGATCGCGCACCGGATCACGCTGCGACCGGAGATGTGGGTCCGCAAGATTCAAGGCGCCGACGTGGTCGGGGAACTGCTGCGGCGCCTACCGGTGCCGCGAACGGCCGGCGGGCCCGGAGACACGCAGTGA